From Humidesulfovibrio mexicanus:
TCGGCTACATGCTGCGTGGCAGAGCCAGGGCGGAAAGCCGCGACCAAAGCAAACGGTATTGCATCGATATGCCCCAAGACACCGTCATCCTGCGTAGACCTCCCGGATTGCCAGGGGTGTTCCACGGCAGCTCCGATGACGACCTTGCCCTTATCGGGCTGGAGTTCACTCCGGAATCGGCGGAACGGCACCTGTGGCCTTGGCGGCCCGGCGCCCAGCCCGAACCCGTCGTCACCGCGTCACTCTCCGCGCAGGAACGCTACTTGGCCTGGCAGCTACTGGAGTCGGACACGACCCTATCCTTCGGCCCGCTGCTCCGTCAGGGGCTTGTGCTCCAACTGCTGTCCGTGACCTTGGGGCGTCTACACGGCGTTGACCGATGCGAACGCGCGAACATCGCCCCGTTCGAGCGCAGAAAGGTGAACGCGGCCAGGGATCTGCTCGACCAGTGTCTGGAAACCCCGGCCGACCTGGCCGACATGGCGCGTGAAGTCGGCCTGCCGCCCGCGCGTCTCAAGGCCGGGTTCGTGGCCCTCCACGGCATGACGCCGTTCCGCTATCTCCATGAGCAACGGATGCAACACGCCCGGCTGCTCATTGAACAGGAGGACTGCTCGGTGAGCGAGGCCGCCTGGCGCATCGGGTATACAAACGTCAGCCACTTCGGTGCAGCCTTCAAGCGCCGGTTCGGAGATCTTCCGGGCGATCTGCGCAAAAGCTGCATTGCATTGGGAAAGGCGCGGCCATGAAACTGTATTGCGGCGTTCGGGAATCCAATGTGGACTACCGGCCAGAAACAGGAGGGCCGCAGTGGCAGGTTATAAGCGCCGAACTGCGGCCGGGAATGCTGTGTGTGGCATCACGTCTGGATGCAGCAAAGTCCGGGAGCTTCGATTTCGAAATTGAGAACCCGCCTGTGCATTTCGGAGGCATCCTCCATGGCAGCAACCGTTGCAGTTACTCCAGCGGACAGCTCAAGGGGCATGAAGTGGTACGCACAGGCGGCGACAACGGCATAGTGTGCCTGCCAAAAACAACGGGACGAGTGGAATGCGCCCCAGGTGAAGATGCCTGTGTTGTAACCGTGCTGGTTTCTCCTAATGTGTTGCGTCACTATCTGGACGATGCCAAGGAACAGACGCCGCAGCCTCTGCGCCGCGTACTGCGGCCATACCCGGAGCAACTGCTTTGGCGGGGAAGGCGCAACGCCAGAAAGACCTACCTGCTTGGCGCGCTGCTGGAAACCCTGCGCCATCGCCCTGCCTGGCGGCTCATGCAGGAAAGCATGGCCTTGGAACTTGTCGCGCTACAGCTTGAGGAGTGCCGCGAGGAACAACGGCACCCCCCTACGCCACCACGCATATCAAAAGGCGATGAAGAACGTCTGCGCGAGGCCAAGCGGCTCCTGCTGCTTGATCTGGAACATCCTCCGAGCATCTCCCAGCTTGCGCGCCTTGCGGGACTGAGCGAAAAAAAGCTCAAGGCAGGATTTCCCGTTCTCTTCGGCGATACCGTGTACGGCTGCTTTCGCGCGCACAGGCTGAATCATGCGCGCCGCCTCATTGAGGAGGACCGGCTGTCCGTCAGCGAAGTGGCCTACAGCATCGGCTATTTGAACTTGAGCCATTTCAGCCAAGCCTTCCGGGTACGTTTCGGCATGAACCCCAGCGAGCTTCTGCGCCGACGTTCCGAAAAACTGCCATAAGGCGCCGCGCGGGGCAATCTCGGCCCCGCAACGGTTAGCGCCCCGCCGTCCTCTTCGGCTAGTTGAGTTTGAACGTCAAACTCAAATCGGGTCCGCTCCGTGCGGGCCTTGGAGGACGCAATGCTTTTACGTTCGCTTTGGCTGGCGCCGCTGCTGTTGGTCCCAGTCCTGGCCCTTGCAGATGACGGAGCTGGAGCGTTCCGAGCGGATAACGCAACAGAGCCGCACTTGCTCGAAACCGTCCGCGTCACCGCCACCAAGCGCGAAGAGGAGCTCCAGCGCGTTCCAGCCAGCGTTTCCGCGTTGGACGAGACCTCTCTGGAGCAGATGGGCGCGCAAAAACTGGGCGAAGCCGTCCGCGCCCTGCCCAACGTGCACCTCAAGCAGGCCACATCGGGTTCGGCTTTGGTGATACGAGGCCTATCCACCATAGACACCTCGCTCTACAACTCCGGCGGTCTTTACGTGGACGGGGTCGCCCGCCCACTCACCTATATGCAGAACCTCGACCTCATGGACGTGGAGCGCATCGAGGTGCTGCGCGGCCCGCAAGGCACGCTCTATGGCCGCAACAGCGATTCCGGCGTGGTCAACGTGGTGCTGCGCCAACCCGGACTCGAACCATCGGCCCGCATCTTTGCCGACTATGGATCGTACAACTCGCTGCGCACCGGGGCCAGCTTCAGCACCCCTCTGGACTTCCAAACCCTCTTCCTCTCCGGCAGCCTTCTCCGCAACGCCACGGACGGCTTCACCACCAATGTTTCAAAGAACGACGACAGGGCGGCCAAAAGCACCTACCTCATGGGGCGAGGCTCACTCCTCTGGAAGCCGCGCGAGGACTTCGACATGACCCTGTCGTTCGACTCCGACAACTCCTCCGACGGCGTCGGCAAATTGCGATACGAAACCGGAACCAACGCCTCCAGACGGTTCAAGGTCCGCTCCAATGCAGCGGACGACTCCAGAGAAAACAGCCTGGGACAGACCCTCAAGTTGCGTTGGAGCGCCGACTTCGGCGAGGTATCTGCGGCATCCTCCTTCCGAGACTATACTTACGGCTTTCTTACGGACCTGGACAGGACCGCGGCGGCGCAAGGCTACTCGAACATGGCATTGCAGCAAAACAGCTGGAGTCAGGAACTGCGCCTGGCCTCCCCGGTCGGGAGCGCGATGACCTGGCTGGCTGGGGTATACGCCGGCCGAGACGATACCTCGGTGCGCTTCGACCGCATCCGCGCGGTGGGCAACCTGTATCTCGACACGTCCATGACCGAGGCAAGCTACGCCTTGTTCGGCCAGGGCACCGTGCCATTGTGGGAGGGACTGCGCCTGACCGTTGGGCTTCGGGCCGAGGCGACGCAAAGCCGTGGGACCCAACGCTATGCGACCGCCCTCCTCTCCCGAGAGTATGGAAAGAATCTGGACGACACGGCTCTGCTGCCCACTGCCTCGCTGGCCTACGACTTTGCCAAAGACGTGACGGCTTACGCCACCTTTGCGCAAGGCTATCTCTCGGGCGGCTACAACCCCTTTTCAGCCACAGATCAGACGTCCTTCTTCTACAGGGCGGAGCACACCACAAACTACGAGCTCGGCCTCAAAACGGCCTGGCTGGACGGACGGCTCACGGCAAATGCCGCGCTGTTCCACACCGAGGTGCGCGACAAGCAGGTGCGCCAGGAAGTTCCCGGAGGTGGCGTCGGGGCATGGTCCTTCTCCAACGCCCCGGAAGCCCATGTGGACGGGATGGAGATTGAATTCAAGGCCCTGCCCTGGACTGGATGGGAACTCTCTGCCGGAGCGGGCTACGCCAAAAGCGAGGTGGACCGCTGGAAGGCAAGCGTCGGCGGTACGCAATACGATTACAAGGGTAAACGTTTACCTTGGGCTCCGGAAATCACCTGGAACCTTGGCGCGCTTTATACGCACGAAAGCGGCGTATTCGGCCGGGTGGATGTGCTCGGTGCGGGCAAGCAGTACTTCGACGCGGAGAATACGCTGCTCCAGACCCCATACCAGACCGTGAACCTTCGGCTGGGCTATGCCCGTGACGGCTGGGAGTTCGCCCTCTGGGCCAAAAACGTTTTCGACACGGCATACACCACAAAGCAGGTCAAAGATACGGCGGGAAACCGCATGGTTGAGGACGGCGACCCACAAACCTTCGGAATAAGCGCTGCATGGAGCTTCTGATGGACACCTTGGCACACGACGACATGCTTCTTGGATTCGCCCCCCTGGGCGAGTGGCTTCTGGGGCCTGTACGCATGGCCCTGCTCACCACCGCAATCGAACTCGGCATCCCTGAACTCCTTGCCACAACCAGCGATGCGGATGAGGTGGCGCGCCAACTCGACGCGCATTCCGGAAACACCCGGTTGCTGCTCGACGCCATGGCGGCGATGGGCTTGGCCGAAAAGCACGGCAACGCGTATGCGAACTCGCCCCTGGCGGAACGGCATCTGCGTGACGGTTCGGAAACCAACCTGCTGGACGTGATCCAGCGGATGACCGCCATGCAGCACAAAAACCTGGTTCGACTTGCCGATCTTGTCCGCAACGGGCCGCCGCCGCTCAAGCAGGAGGACAAGTTGGAGAACCCGGAACTTTGGCGCAAGGCCGCGCGTGGGCTGGCCAACTACCAGCGTTCCGGACTGGCGCAATACGCCGCGAGCCTTGTGGCCGCGCTGCCGGAATCCGCAAGCCTGAAACATATGCTCGACCTTGGCGGGGGGCCTGGCGTTGTGGGCATGGCCATCGTCGAACGCCATCCAGGCATGACCGGGGTGTTGTGCGACATGCCCAACGTGGCGGAGACCGCGCAGGCGGAGATTGCGGCCAAAGGCCTCAGCAACCGCATTCGTGTCCTTTCCGGCGATTACAATACGCTCGACCTGGGGGGCGGCTTCGACCTCGTATGGGCCAGCCATACCCTGTACTACGCCAAGGAGCTTGATGGTTTCATGGGCAAGCTGCTCGATTGTCTCAATCCCGGCGGCGTGTTCGTGAGCCTGCACGAGGGCCTGGAGCAAGGGCGGACACGTCCTGAATATTGCGTGTTGTCACGCCTGTGCCTCGCACTGGAGGGGCAAGACGTCTCCTTCGACTCTGGCCGCATCGCAAAGGCAATGCTGGAAGCAGGCTTCCAATCCGTGGAAAGCCGTGTTGTGCAGCTCTCGCTGGGAAGCGCCCGGCTGGATATCGCCCGCAAGGCGGGGCGGCTGCCAGGAGCCGGAGCCCTTGCATGAATCGGCGGGGATTCTTGCGGTTCGCAACGTGCGGCGGCGCCGGGCTTGCCCTCGCGATAGCAGGCTGCGGCGCCCCGCAGGACACGGCCACAGCGCTTCGACTGAGCGGACCGGCCCTTGCGGAGTCACTGCCGTTGTTGCTCTTGCAACGCACGCTCCAAAGCCAAGGCCGACAGGCCGCCTTCACTCCCTGGCAGTCGCCGGATCAGTTGCGCTCCCTCATCAGCGCCGACACGGTGGATGCAGCGGTCCTCACAATCACAGCCGCTGCGGTTCTATACAACCGCGGCGTTCGCTTGCAGGTCGCCGCACTGACGGAACCTTCGCTATGGATCGTTTCAACCACCCCAGAACTCCGATCCCTTGAGCAACTGCACGCCCAGGAAGTGTGCCTGCCCTTTGGTCCTGGCGATACTCCGGACCTGTTGCTGCGCTGTCTGGCGGACCGCCTAAACGTAACGCTTCAGCCCAGGCATACGGGCGGCAGCCTGGAAGCGGTCAACCTGCTTCTGGCCGGGCGCGCGCGACACGCCTTCCTGAGCGAACCTGCCGCCAGCCTTGCGGTTCGCCGAACGGCGGATGCCGGAGGCTGCGTGCTGCGCAAGGCGGTAGACGTGCGCGAGACCTGGGCCGAGGCATTTCCGGAATCCCCTCGACTGGCCCACGGCGCCCTGGCCGTGTTCGCCTCAAGATCCGACATACCGGCCCCAAGGCCGCTCGTAGCCCGGTGCGAGGAGCCGGACAGCCTAGACTGGCTGCGCGCCGCATATCTGCGCGAGGCCGCCTTGGTGGCTCGCGACCCGCACCAGGCCGCCATGCTGGCAATAGAAGTCTTCCCCGACTTGGGACGACAGACCGTGGACGGCATCGTGCCAGGCTCCGACCTGCGCCCGGCAATCGGGTCGCAAGGAAGGGATGCAGCCCAGTTCCTGCTGGCGCGGCTTTTTGAGCTGTCCCCCAAAGCCCTTGGCGGCAAGCTTCCTGGACCAGGCTTTCTGGAGCTTGGACAATGACCGTGCGACGCCTCTCAAGCCGCTCGGCGACAGTGCTTGGCGTTCTGCTGGCGCTTGGCCTCTGGGAGTTGGCGGCCCGCGCCTCCTCCGGACTGGCCGTCGCCTCTCCGTGCGACACCCTGCTGGCCTTTGCCGAGCTCTTAAAAGAGGACGACTTCATCGGCGAGCACTTGGCCGCCAGCCTGCTGCGTACGGCATGTGGCCTCGGCCTTGGCCTGTCACTGGGCCTTACGGCAGGGGCGCTCACGGTCATTTGCCCATCCCTCCGACAGGTTATGGCGCCCTTCCGTTGGACGCTCACCAGCGTGCCCGGAGTCGTGGTGGTCATGCTCGGAATGCTTTGGCTGGGCATGGGCACCCCCATGGTCACCGGCATCGTGGCCCTTATGACCGCACCCGCAATCTATGTCGCGGTTCTGGAAGGACTCGCCGCCGTGGACGCGGAACTCATCGAAATGGCGAGACTCTACAGGCTTCCGCCATATTTGCGCGCAACCCAATTGTATCTTCGCGCCCTGGCGGCTCCGCTCTTCTCGGCCTTGGTTTTGGCCCTTGGCGGGGCCATGCGCGTGGTGGTGCTGGCCGAAGCGCTGGGAGCATCGCAAGGGCTCGGGCATTTGTTGGCCATGGCCAGGACAAACCTGGACACGCCTCGGCTGTACGCCCTGGCATTGCTCTCCATGTCCGTGGTCGGCATGGTCGAGTTGGTGCTTATCGGTCCGGTTCGACGCCTGGCATGGAGGTGGCGGGGATGACCACTGTGCTTTCGTTTCATGCAGCGAGCAAGACCCATGCGGGGAGGACAGTTCTTCCGCCAACGGATATCGTTCTCGCTCACGGAGACATCTTGGCCGTTACCGGGCCAAGCGGAGCCGGAAAATCCACATTGCTCCGATTGGCCGCTGGACTCGCCACGCCAGATTCAGGCCGCGTCGCCATCGCGACCAGGCGCATTGGATTCGTGTTTCAAGAACCGCGGCTGCTCCCCTGGCTGTGCGCCCTGGACAACGCGTCTCTCCCGTTGCGGGCGGCAGGATGCTCACGGGACGAAGCCGGAAGGCGGGCGTCAACGCTGCTCGACGCCCTGGGCCTGGCGGAATTCCATCGCGCTTTCCCTTCGCAGCTTTCAGGAGGGATGCGCCAACGCGTAAGCTTGGCCCGCGCCCTGGCCCTTGAACCGGACCTGCTGCTCCTGGACGAACCTTACACAGGCTTGGACGAGGCTCTCAAACAGGACGTGCGCGGCCTTGTGGAGCGGCAGCTTATGGCCACCAACGCGGCCGCAGTCCTCGTCACCCACGACCGCGGAGACATTCCGGATAGGGTACGCACAATCCTGCGTCTTGGGACAGTATAAAGCGGCCTCAAGGCGCATGAAACGTTGGTGGATCATCCGTGAGTGCAAAATCACTTCGTGAGCCGCCCATGAAGCTTTCTTGACCCGAATGTCCGTCGGGCACCATTCCCCTGCCCAGGAAACGGCCAAATTGGCCCATCCGCACAACGCAGACCACTTCATTGGGCATTATTGCTCCAACAAGGGGTAGAGGCGGAAACCATCGGGGCCTATCCTTCCGGCTGAAACACAGGAGGACCCGATGAACATACGTTCCTGGATTATGCCAACGGCGCTGGCCATTGCCTCAACCGCACTGCTCCTGGCCGCCTGGGCCTATGGCGGAGGCAGCATCGACGGTTTTACGAACCAACCGGTGAGACCGCTCTTTCTTGCCTGCACGGCAATCATGTTTTTTGCTGGACCGTTGGCCTCAAGGCGTATCGGCAACGTAAACGCAAAGGGTGACAACCATGTGAAACAGCAGGATTACATGATCTTCATTAGCATGGGTCTGAGTCTGGCGCTCGGCCTGCTCAGTCCCTGGAGCGATGCCAAAGGAATCGGCGTGCTGCCAGGGGGGAACGTCCTGCGCTGGATAGGACTGGCCGTCTACCTGCTTGGTTCTGTGCTCATGATCTGGGCTCCGGTGCACCTGGGACGCCTATTCAGCACGCGCGTAACCCTGCAGGAAGGACACAGGCTGGTGACAGACGGCCCTTTCGCCTTCATGCGGCATCCTCGTTATGCAGGCTGTCTCTACTGGGGGGTAGGCCTGCCCCTTGTGTTCCTCTCCATACCTGGGCTCGTGGCGGCGCTACTCTACGGCCTTACCTTCGCCTGGCGCATCCATGACGAAGAACGGCTCCTGGCTGAGCATTTCGGTGACCAGTGGGCGGCCTACGCCAACCGGACCAAACGTCTTGTGCCGTATCTCTTCTAGACAGGAGGCAGAGAGTCCCCATCCCAAGCCCTCGCCGCTCCAGCGTTTTCCTGGCTCTCGCCCTGCTGGGGGGGAAATTGAAGACGCTCTCCTGCCGGTCCGCACCGGAGGGGGGAGAGAGGCCTGGCGTCATGCGAGCGATGCCCTGTTTTGCCTGGCGAACATGGCGAATCGCCTCGCAGCCGGTTTGATGCCGCTAGAAGCGGCGCCGTGGTCGCCTGCGGCAAGGGCACGGAAGCCGCTGGTCGGAACTCGGCAAAAAGTCCATTTGGCCATGCTGTCTTTGTGGAGCAGCCGGACAGTGTGAACGTGCTGCGAGGACGCGTCCATCCGCCGACATGTTCCAATGGTGACGCGATGGCGGGGAAGCTCATCTTTGGCCCCAGCCTGCGGGCTTCTCGCCATACCGACGAGCCATCGAGGAGCAGATTTGCAATCTAGACTATATCATGACTTTCTTTAACATGTTACTTTCACAGTATACATTAACTTTCGTCTCAAGAAAAATAAAGGATCCACAATCCCTAGGCGGGGCCTCCACCAGCGGGGGCCCCGACACTGGGCCAGTGGTTCCAAGGCCAGGCGCAGCGGCAGCGTGCCCGGATAGCGGGGCCAAAACCCAAGCGGTTAGGCACCGCCGGACGCATGACGCGGAAGGGACATGCGTCCGGCGGCTGGTCGTTTTCGACGGCTTATTTCTCCATTATTTTCTTTGACGCTTTCACGTGCCGGGAAAAGGCCCGCTCCTTCATGCGGCGTTGGTGGACCGAGGATGCGGTATGCTGGGCCTCTTTTTGAAGTTTGAGGTAGTTCTCATAGCGTTTGCGTGACAGCTCGCCGCACGCCAGGGCAGCGAGCACCGCGCAGCCCGGCTCGGTTGTGTGGCTGCAATCCGCGAAGCGGCACGCGGCGGCAAGTTGGGCGAAACGGTCGAAAGCGGCCCCAACGCCGACCTCGCCGACAGCAAGGCCGAACTCGCGCATCCCCGGCGTGTCGATAAGCAGCCCTCCGTTCTCAAGCATCAAGAGTTGCCGACGCGTGGTGGTGTGCGTGCCCTCGCCCGTGGCGCTCACCGCGGCGGTTCTGAACAACTCGCGTCCGGCAAGGCGGTTCATCAAGGTCGTTTTCCCCACCCCAGAAGAGCCAAGCAAACAGCAAGTCCTTTCAGGCCCAATGTGCTGCAGCACGGCATCAAGGCCATCTCCGGTGACATTGCTGAAGGCAATGGCGGGTGCGCCGGTGATGCGCTGCACCTCGGTCAGCATCTGCGCGAGTTCGGCTGGTTCCGCGAGGTCCGCCTTGGCGAGAAGCGCCGCAGGCTGCACTCCCCCCTCCAGGGCCAGCACAAGGGCGCGTTCCAGACGGTTTGGATTGAAGTCATACCCACAGGCCTGAACGATGAAGGCGACATCGACATTCGCAGCGATCATCTGCACCCTGGACACGCTGCCGGCCGCTCTGCGCCGCAGGAAGGTGCGGCGTGGCAGCACCTTCTCGATGATCGCGGCGCTCCCGCCGTTGTAGCGCCGTATGGCCACATAATCGCCGACGCAAGGCAGTTCGGCTGGGTCGTCCACAGCATAGCACAACCGGCCAGAAGGTTCGGCTGACACTTCCCTGATTCCATCATGCACGGCGCACTGGCCGCGATCCACCGCGATGACCCGCGCGGGCACGCATCCCTCGTCCATCTGGATCGGTCCGATGTTCCTTTCCCAAAACTCAAAACCCAATTGCCTCAAATCCATGACAGTTCCTTCGCGGCCGCAGTGGCTCCACTGGCCGCTCCGTATCGCGTAATGAAAAACGCGCGCCATTGGTACAGGACCAAAACGGCACACAAAGTGCTGCGGCGAGACTCCCTTGCGCGAAGCGCGGAAAACGGCCGCAACAAGACGCGGACAAAGGGAACTGGACGTTGGCGTAGATTCAGCTTCCCGCATGGAAAAACATGCGGGCGCTGGCGGCCAGAAAATACAGGCAGGGCGGACCACCGTCAGAAAGACGGAACGATCCGGGGGTCAGGCGCTCCTACCGGCCGCGGCTGTCGCCGACGCCCGAAAGGACAAGATCCATGAGAGAGTTCGTCACAAAAACCTCTTGTTCAATACGACATGAGATCAACTAGCCAAGAGCGGCGCACTCGTCAACAGCTTGAGCCGACGAAGAGTGCGCGGTGTGACGGCGGGCGCAGCGCTCGCGTCTATTTCCGGTTGAAGCGGACCATGCTCTGTGGCTTCTCGTCAAGGCCGCGGGCGTCGATGCAGTGCGTGGAGCAGCTGATGCATGGGTCATATGCGCGCACCAGCATGGACAGCCGCAGCTCCATCTCCTGTTCCGAAAGGCTGCTCAACCCTGGCACGATGGCGTCAAAATCCTTTTGGATGTTGCCGTGGTTCTGGTTGGTGGGGATGACGCAATCGGCCTGAAAAATGCGGCCCTGGTCGTCGTATTCGTAAAAATGGAACAACAGCCCGCGCGGAACCTCGACAGCGCCAGTGCCGCGCCCGGCGCAGATGTGCGAAGGCCTGGCGGGCGCCTCGTCGCGGATGCCGCGGGCCAGAAGCTCCTCCACCTGCACAAGGGATTCCTCCACCGTGTGCACGCACTCCACAAGCTGGGCGATGGTGATCATGTAGGGGTTGGTGCAGCCCTTTTTGAGGCCGAGCTTCTTGGCGGCGGCCTTGGCGCGCGGCATGAGGAAATCCGCGTTCAGGTTGAAGCGAGCAAGCGCGCCCACCATGTACGATTCGCCCACATTCCTGGTCCACTTGGCCGTTGATGTCGGGACGATGTACTCGCGGGTGATGTTGCGGTACTGGCGCGCAGGTCGGCGCTCGTCCTTGCTGGTGCCGATTTCGCCCCAGTACATGGCGTATTCGGAAGGCGAAACGAGGGCCACGTACTCGGTCTCGCGATCGAAGCGGGGCATACGGTCCATGAGGCCGGCGAAGAAATCCACGGCGAAATCGAGATTGGGCAAGGTGTCCAACAGCAATCCGCGCAGGGTCACCAGATCGTCCGTGGTGGGGAACATGGTGAAGCCGCCCGGCGTCATGCGCTGTGGATGGGTGGTGCGACCGCAGACAAGACGGCTGAATTCGTTGGAGACCCGGCGCGCGGCGATGAACTTGAGCACGGCGTCCCTGTGCGTATGGGCCAGGGAGAGCACAGAGTCCACCCCCATGAGGTCGGGCAGGACGAGATAGACGATGTGCAGCAGGTGGCTTTGCAAATTCTCCGCGTGCAGGGCCAGGCGGCGCAAGAGGTGCGTCTGCTCGCTGACGTTGATGTTCAGCGCGTCCTCGGTGGCCTGGAGGCTTGCGAGTTGGTGGCCGATGGCGCAAATGCCGCAAATGCGCGAAACGATGTGATGCACGTCGGTGTAGTCGCGCCCGACCACCATGGCCTCGAAAAAACGCGGCGCCTCGGGCACCTCCCAGCGGCAGGTGGACACGCGGCCATCGGGCTCCACGTCCACAACAATGTTGCCGTGGCCTTCCACTCGCGTCAGATAGTGCACATGGACCTTCTTTGGTCCGGGCGCGGCCTTGGACTCCGCCTCAGGCACGGATATGGGGCGAGCGGGAGATTTCCCCTTTGCGGCCGCCCCTGGAGCGGTCTTTGCTGCTGTCTTGGCCATGATGTCCTCTCCTCGGCCCGACTGGCCGGTGGGTTTCTCGGTGTGCTAGAGGGCCGCTCCGGTATCGCCCAGGAAGAAGCGCAGCAAATCCTGGATGGCCTTGCGGCTGGTGCCGGGCCGGTCCATGACGATGCGCGCGGCATCAAGGTTTGCGCCGGGCACAAGGCCACGGCAGCCCCAGCAGTGCGCCCCCTGCGAAACGCAGGCCGCGCCGCAACCTGCCCTGGTGATGATGCCCAGACACATGCGCCCCATCTCGTATCGGCACACGTTGCCCGCCTGCTTGCACTCCACGCACACGGGGAAATCCGGAATCCACGGCGCGCGCCCAAGCAGAAGCTCCTTGGTGATGCGGGCGAATTCGGAAGCGTCGATGGGACACCCCGGGACCTCGGCATCCACCTTGACCACGCTCTTCAACGGGCGCGCCGCATAGGTGGGAAACCAGCGCGCGGAGGAACCGTATACCTCTTCGCGGTAGACATTCTCGGCAATGAAGTTCTTGAGACAGTTGATCCCGCCGATTGCGGCGCAGGCGCCCAGCGCGACCAGAACCTTTGCGTTCTTGCGAATCTCCTTGAGCCGGACTTCATCTTCCGGACGGGTGATGGAGCCTTCGACAAAGGCCACATCGTAATCGTCGGAGTGTCCGGTGGCCACCTCGCGGAAGCTCACCACCTCGACGTGGTCCAAAATGTCGAGCAGGCGTTCTTCAAGGTTGGCGATCTGCAACTGGTCGCCTTCGCAGCCGGCGAAGTCGAAGAAGGCGATTCTCGGTTTGGCCATTGTGTCCCCCCCCCGCCTAGATGGCTTCCTGGTAGGCCTCGATGTCCGTGTAGCAGAACACGGGGCCATCGATGCAGGCGTTGAGCTCATTGATCTGGCAATGGCCGCACTTGCCGAGGCCGCACTTCATCTTGCGCTCCAGGGAAACAAAGATCTGGTCCGAGGCGATTCCCTTCTTGCGGCACTCGGCGATGACGAAACGGTACATGATCGGAGGCCCCACCATGGCCACGTAGGTATTGCCCGGATCGAGGTCGGCCTTGGGCAAAAGCGTGGTGATAACGCCCACATTGCCCTTCCAGGTCTCATCAGGCATGTCCACGGTCTCCAGGACCTCCACATCCCCGCTCTTGGCGAGATCGGCGATCTCGTCCACGAAGATGCGCTCCTTGGGCTCGCGGGTGCCCACCATCAGCACCATGCGGCCGAATTCGTCGCGGTGACGAAGCTGATAGAACAGCAGGGAACGCAAGGGGATGTATCCCAGGCCGCCCGCAACGATGAGCACGTCCTTGCCCACGAACTTCATGACGGGAAAGCTGGTGCCGTAAGGGCCGCGGATGCCCACCTTCGCTCCGGGCTCCAGGGCGTGCAGCGCGCCCGTCACCGCGCCGATCTTGCGCACGGCGATTTCGAAAGTGTTGTGGGTGCGCCTGGGGGGGGAACTGATGGAAAACGGAGCCTCGCCAACGCCGTACACCGAGAGGTTGACGAACTGTCCCGGCTTGTGCGCAAGCGGCTTGCCGTTGTCCTGCTCAAAGGTGAAGCGGGTGACGAAATCCGACAGTTTGGTCTTCTCGACCAGCGTAACCGGCCGCGGCACGTAGGGCGAGAAGAGCTTAGTGTTCATGCGCGGTTTCCTCCCAAAGCTCGTTGAAGACCTTGAGGGGATTGGCGATGCCCGCCGTGCAGGCGCGCACGCAACGCCCGCAGCCCACGCAGCCCAGTTCCCCGATCTTGTCGTAGATGTATTTGCCCTTGCGAAAATATCGGTGGCGGTATCGGTCCTGGGCCTTGGGACGGAAATTGTGATTGCCCGCCACTTTGGCGAAGCCTTCCAACATGCAGCCGTCCCACTCGCGGTAGCGCACGCCCTGCTCAAGGCGGTCGTCAGCCTCCTCGCGGA
This genomic window contains:
- a CDS encoding helix-turn-helix domain-containing protein, with the translated sequence MKLYCGVRESNVDYRPETGGPQWQVISAELRPGMLCVASRLDAAKSGSFDFEIENPPVHFGGILHGSNRCSYSSGQLKGHEVVRTGGDNGIVCLPKTTGRVECAPGEDACVVTVLVSPNVLRHYLDDAKEQTPQPLRRVLRPYPEQLLWRGRRNARKTYLLGALLETLRHRPAWRLMQESMALELVALQLEECREEQRHPPTPPRISKGDEERLREAKRLLLLDLEHPPSISQLARLAGLSEKKLKAGFPVLFGDTVYGCFRAHRLNHARRLIEEDRLSVSEVAYSIGYLNLSHFSQAFRVRFGMNPSELLRRRSEKLP
- a CDS encoding TonB-dependent receptor, which translates into the protein MLETVRVTATKREEELQRVPASVSALDETSLEQMGAQKLGEAVRALPNVHLKQATSGSALVIRGLSTIDTSLYNSGGLYVDGVARPLTYMQNLDLMDVERIEVLRGPQGTLYGRNSDSGVVNVVLRQPGLEPSARIFADYGSYNSLRTGASFSTPLDFQTLFLSGSLLRNATDGFTTNVSKNDDRAAKSTYLMGRGSLLWKPREDFDMTLSFDSDNSSDGVGKLRYETGTNASRRFKVRSNAADDSRENSLGQTLKLRWSADFGEVSAASSFRDYTYGFLTDLDRTAAAQGYSNMALQQNSWSQELRLASPVGSAMTWLAGVYAGRDDTSVRFDRIRAVGNLYLDTSMTEASYALFGQGTVPLWEGLRLTVGLRAEATQSRGTQRYATALLSREYGKNLDDTALLPTASLAYDFAKDVTAYATFAQGYLSGGYNPFSATDQTSFFYRAEHTTNYELGLKTAWLDGRLTANAALFHTEVRDKQVRQEVPGGGVGAWSFSNAPEAHVDGMEIEFKALPWTGWELSAGAGYAKSEVDRWKASVGGTQYDYKGKRLPWAPEITWNLGALYTHESGVFGRVDVLGAGKQYFDAENTLLQTPYQTVNLRLGYARDGWEFALWAKNVFDTAYTTKQVKDTAGNRMVEDGDPQTFGISAAWSF
- a CDS encoding ABC transporter permease; translated protein: MTVRRLSSRSATVLGVLLALGLWELAARASSGLAVASPCDTLLAFAELLKEDDFIGEHLAASLLRTACGLGLGLSLGLTAGALTVICPSLRQVMAPFRWTLTSVPGVVVVMLGMLWLGMGTPMVTGIVALMTAPAIYVAVLEGLAAVDAELIEMARLYRLPPYLRATQLYLRALAAPLFSALVLALGGAMRVVVLAEALGASQGLGHLLAMARTNLDTPRLYALALLSMSVVGMVELVLIGPVRRLAWRWRG
- a CDS encoding class I SAM-dependent methyltransferase translates to MDTLAHDDMLLGFAPLGEWLLGPVRMALLTTAIELGIPELLATTSDADEVARQLDAHSGNTRLLLDAMAAMGLAEKHGNAYANSPLAERHLRDGSETNLLDVIQRMTAMQHKNLVRLADLVRNGPPPLKQEDKLENPELWRKAARGLANYQRSGLAQYAASLVAALPESASLKHMLDLGGGPGVVGMAIVERHPGMTGVLCDMPNVAETAQAEIAAKGLSNRIRVLSGDYNTLDLGGGFDLVWASHTLYYAKELDGFMGKLLDCLNPGGVFVSLHEGLEQGRTRPEYCVLSRLCLALEGQDVSFDSGRIAKAMLEAGFQSVESRVVQLSLGSARLDIARKAGRLPGAGALA
- a CDS encoding helix-turn-helix domain-containing protein, with protein sequence MPSEPGTKSLQTHVLPPQVLRQGGVEVFPGMTLFPALLPHGKSVSGTFETPRETLEFGYMLRGRARAESRDQSKRYCIDMPQDTVILRRPPGLPGVFHGSSDDDLALIGLEFTPESAERHLWPWRPGAQPEPVVTASLSAQERYLAWQLLESDTTLSFGPLLRQGLVLQLLSVTLGRLHGVDRCERANIAPFERRKVNAARDLLDQCLETPADLADMAREVGLPPARLKAGFVALHGMTPFRYLHEQRMQHARLLIEQEDCSVSEAAWRIGYTNVSHFGAAFKRRFGDLPGDLRKSCIALGKARP